In Anaerolineales bacterium, the following proteins share a genomic window:
- the ilvD gene encoding dihydroxy-acid dehydratase yields MRSDTVKKGFDKAPHRALLRATGLHDDDFNKPFVAVVNSYVDVVPGHVHLQEFGKLVKDAVRAAGCVPFEFNTIGVDDGIAMGHAGMKYSLPSRELIADCVETMIEAHRFDGMVCIPNCDKIVPGMLLGAMRVNIPTIFVSGGAMKAGMTPEGETIDLISVFEGVGAYSGGKIDEKRLATLEKFACPSCGSCSGMFTANSMNCLMEALGLALPYNGSALAKTPEREALAKQAAAQIGTLIERDIKPRDIVTPEAIDDAFALDMAMGGSSNTVLHTLALANEAGVDYPLERINAVADKVPHICKVSPAGKWHMEDVHRAGGIPAILNEIQWGTGMLHFDRLTVTGKTLGESIQGFDIKDEEVIRRYDNAHSKRGGLAILFGNLAPNGAVVKVGGVSEAMMKFEGPAVIFESQDEAMAGILAGKIKAGDCVVIRYEGPKGGPGMQEMLSPTSAIMGMGLGDKVALITDGRFSGGTRGACIGHVSPEAAARGPIAALQAGDAIQIDLAARSLNVRLNEAEIQSRLEALPPFESKITSKWLKRYSHFVTSADTGAVLEI; encoded by the coding sequence ATGCGTTCAGATACCGTCAAAAAAGGATTCGATAAAGCGCCGCACCGCGCCTTACTGCGCGCAACGGGCTTGCACGATGACGATTTCAACAAACCGTTCGTTGCCGTCGTCAATTCGTATGTAGATGTGGTGCCGGGTCACGTTCACTTGCAGGAGTTCGGCAAACTGGTGAAGGATGCCGTGAGAGCGGCGGGATGCGTGCCATTCGAGTTCAACACCATCGGCGTGGACGACGGCATCGCGATGGGTCACGCGGGGATGAAGTATTCGCTTCCGTCGCGAGAGTTGATCGCGGACTGCGTGGAGACGATGATCGAAGCGCATCGTTTCGACGGGATGGTCTGCATCCCCAACTGCGACAAGATCGTGCCCGGAATGTTGCTTGGCGCAATGCGCGTCAACATCCCAACCATCTTCGTCTCCGGCGGAGCGATGAAAGCAGGGATGACGCCCGAAGGCGAGACGATTGATCTGATCTCGGTATTCGAAGGCGTGGGCGCATATTCGGGGGGGAAGATAGACGAAAAACGATTGGCGACATTGGAAAAATTTGCATGTCCCTCTTGTGGTTCATGTTCAGGCATGTTCACAGCGAACTCGATGAATTGTTTGATGGAGGCGCTCGGTTTGGCTCTGCCGTATAACGGTTCTGCATTGGCAAAGACTCCCGAGCGTGAAGCGCTGGCGAAACAAGCCGCTGCGCAAATTGGGACGTTGATCGAACGCGACATCAAGCCACGCGATATCGTTACACCCGAAGCGATTGACGATGCCTTTGCATTAGACATGGCGATGGGCGGTTCATCGAACACGGTATTGCACACGCTGGCATTAGCAAATGAAGCAGGCGTGGACTATCCGCTGGAGCGGATCAACGCGGTGGCGGATAAAGTTCCGCACATCTGCAAAGTGAGTCCCGCAGGCAAGTGGCACATGGAAGATGTCCATCGTGCGGGCGGAATTCCGGCGATATTGAACGAGATCCAATGGGGGACAGGTATGTTGCATTTTGATCGTTTGACTGTAACCGGCAAAACGTTGGGGGAATCGATTCAAGGATTCGATATCAAAGATGAAGAAGTAATTCGACGGTACGACAACGCTCATTCCAAGCGCGGCGGGTTAGCGATTCTGTTTGGCAATCTGGCTCCGAACGGCGCGGTGGTCAAGGTCGGCGGTGTAAGCGAAGCGATGATGAAGTTCGAGGGACCCGCTGTGATCTTTGAATCGCAAGACGAAGCGATGGCTGGGATTTTGGCTGGCAAGATCAAAGCGGGAGATTGCGTTGTGATTCGCTACGAAGGTCCGAAGGGCGGACCGGGGATGCAGGAGATGCTCTCGCCCACCTCCGCGATCATGGGGATGGGTCTCGGCGATAAGGTCGCGCTCATTACGGATGGGCGATTCAGCGGCGGGACGCGCGGCGCGTGCATTGGTCACGTTTCGCCGGAAGCCGCGGCGCGCGGTCCGATTGCGGCGTTGCAGGCTGGGGACGCGATCCAAATTGACCTAGCGGCACGCAGCCTCAACGTCCGGTTGAACGAGGCGGAGATTCAGAGTCGGCTGGAGGCGCTGCCTCCGTTTGAATCCAA
- a CDS encoding M1 family metallopeptidase: MKIPLRLNFFALLFFLASCALPQGQTPLSSVITVTPNPNASSTPTPFQPVTLTPTALASPTLIPTFTPEPPTNTPPPTFAFTATSLPQPTSPPQSSRTQYTLFALLDYYGHQLAVDETIRYTNQTGVSLNELVLAVEPNHRGGFTLENILLDSNLLNYDMSGHRLTVYLPQPLQPNAQITLAMRFRISIPQKVKDHPYGYDSSQTNLTDWYPFVVPFVNGGWLLHDEYYLGEHLVYDAADFEVNVRTTEGSVTFAASGVPEPNNEWTRYRLLGARTFALSASDQFQMVEAAAGSAVMRAYYFPGYEAEGLAILNAAVRSVGLFESLFGAYPYGSLSVVQSDLNDGQEYDGLVFLATKFYNEYDGSARSNLVAIGVHEIAHQWWFGLVGSDQAMEPWLDEAMSVYSEALFYEYIYPNSYDWWWNFRVNYFGPSGYVDTTIYEAPTFRAYVNASYLNGANFLEALNIRMGDDAFFAFLKDYASRYGRGRATAYDFFAVARQNTTADISDLIAAYFRGGY; this comes from the coding sequence ATGAAAATTCCACTTCGATTGAATTTTTTCGCGCTTTTATTTTTTCTCGCCTCTTGCGCGTTACCGCAGGGACAAACGCCTCTTTCCTCCGTTATAACTGTCACGCCCAACCCCAACGCTTCGTCAACGCCCACGCCCTTCCAACCTGTGACGTTGACTCCCACCGCCCTCGCCTCGCCCACGTTGATTCCCACCTTCACGCCCGAACCGCCGACGAATACGCCTCCGCCGACCTTTGCCTTCACCGCCACCTCGCTCCCTCAACCGACTTCGCCGCCGCAATCCTCACGAACTCAATACACGCTGTTCGCACTGCTCGATTATTACGGTCATCAACTCGCCGTGGATGAAACGATTCGGTACACGAATCAAACGGGCGTTTCGCTGAATGAATTAGTGCTGGCAGTCGAGCCGAATCATCGCGGCGGGTTCACGCTCGAAAACATTTTGCTTGACAGTAATTTGCTCAACTACGATATGAGCGGACATCGCCTCACGGTGTATCTTCCGCAACCGCTTCAACCGAACGCGCAGATCACGCTGGCGATGCGCTTCCGCATTTCGATTCCGCAAAAGGTGAAGGATCATCCTTACGGCTACGACTCGTCGCAGACCAATCTCACGGATTGGTATCCGTTCGTTGTGCCGTTCGTCAATGGAGGATGGCTTTTGCACGACGAATATTATCTGGGCGAGCATCTCGTCTACGACGCGGCGGATTTTGAAGTGAACGTGCGGACAACCGAGGGAAGCGTCACGTTTGCCGCAAGCGGAGTTCCTGAACCCAACAACGAGTGGACGCGCTATCGTCTGCTTGGCGCGCGGACGTTCGCGCTGTCGGCGAGCGATCAGTTCCAAATGGTCGAGGCAGCCGCAGGGTCCGCGGTGATGCGTGCGTATTATTTCCCAGGCTACGAAGCGGAGGGACTCGCCATCCTGAACGCGGCAGTCCGCTCGGTGGGACTCTTCGAGTCGTTGTTCGGCGCGTATCCGTATGGGAGCTTGTCTGTTGTGCAATCGGATCTGAACGACGGGCAGGAATATGACGGGCTCGTTTTTTTGGCGACGAAGTTTTACAATGAGTACGATGGCTCGGCGCGCAGTAATCTTGTGGCGATCGGCGTGCATGAGATCGCGCATCAGTGGTGGTTTGGACTGGTGGGGAGCGACCAGGCGATGGAGCCGTGGCTGGACGAGGCGATGTCGGTGTATAGCGAGGCGTTGTTTTACGAGTACATTTACCCCAACTCGTACGATTGGTGGTGGAACTTTCGCGTGAATTATTTCGGTCCGTCGGGCTACGTGGATACGACCATCTACGAAGCGCCGACCTTCCGCGCGTATGTCAACGCGAGTTATCTCAACGGCGCGAACTTTTTGGAGGCGCTCAACATCCGCATGGGCGACGACGCGTTCTTCGCCTTTCTCAAAGATTACGCCTCGCGCTACGGACGCGGTCGCGCCACCGCGTACGATTTCTTCGCCGTCGCAAGGCAGAACACGACTGCGGATATTTCGGATTTGATCGCCGCGTATTTTAGGGGAGGGTATTAA
- a CDS encoding metal ABC transporter ATP-binding protein, with translation MYSHTHHETNQPILDVARLTVRYNGMNALEGITFHLHEGERIAVVGPNGAGKSTLFKVVAGVLQPSSGEVNIFGSRPNKHVCIGYIPQRAQVDWKFPVSVADVVMMGRSAKLGPFNWPHKKDWEFVRHALETVEMSDLAARQIGQLSGGQQQRMFIARALAQEAELMLMDEPLTGLDTPSQEGILELLDRLKAEKVTVMVATHDLEQAASHFDRIMLLNHRMVAFGEPNQVLQTEKLLQAYGGRLRSTENGNVLTVDDCCNDGEHDHTH, from the coding sequence ATGTACTCTCACACCCATCACGAAACCAATCAGCCCATCCTCGATGTTGCGCGTCTCACCGTCCGCTACAACGGGATGAACGCGCTCGAGGGCATAACTTTCCATTTACACGAAGGCGAGCGTATCGCGGTCGTCGGACCAAACGGCGCGGGGAAGAGCACCTTATTCAAGGTTGTGGCTGGCGTTTTGCAACCGTCGTCGGGCGAGGTGAATATCTTCGGCTCACGCCCGAATAAGCACGTGTGCATTGGCTACATTCCGCAACGCGCGCAAGTGGATTGGAAATTTCCCGTCTCGGTTGCCGACGTGGTGATGATGGGGCGTTCGGCGAAGCTCGGTCCGTTCAACTGGCCCCATAAAAAAGATTGGGAGTTCGTCCGTCACGCGCTCGAAACCGTCGAGATGAGCGACCTCGCCGCGCGGCAGATCGGTCAGTTATCTGGTGGACAGCAACAACGTATGTTCATCGCCCGCGCCCTCGCGCAGGAAGCCGAACTGATGTTAATGGATGAGCCGCTGACCGGGCTGGATACCCCCTCGCAGGAAGGTATCCTCGAATTGCTTGATCGCCTCAAAGCGGAAAAAGTCACGGTGATGGTCGCTACGCATGATTTGGAGCAAGCCGCGAGTCATTTCGATAGAATTATGTTGCTCAATCATCGCATGGTGGCCTTTGGCGAACCAAATCAGGTTTTGCAAACCGAAAAACTTTTGCAAGCCTATGGCGGACGATTACGCTCCACCGAAAACGGAAATGTTTTGACTGTTGATGATTGCTGTAACGATGGGGAACATGACCACACTCATTAA
- a CDS encoding ribonuclease H-like domain-containing protein: MDSDAKPTLADRLKSLGVTKGIPPLSQGKPDSPAIESVLAGSFLATRRGEVFIAEQTFSQQYLYGSSSLLSSFPLSLISEWANDPKVSSLPVSKFAFLDTETSGLSGGTGTYAFLVGAARFIEDQFVLKQFFMRDPAEEPALLEGLADFLAPCEALVTFNGKAFDAPLLKTRYTIHDTPNPFSAFSHVDLLPLARRLWRDRLESRALKFLEEHILEFKRSSEEVPGYEIPWLYFDYLRTGDARPLAGVFYHNAMDVTAMAALLAHMNDMLENPYDGAVQHGLDFVALGKLFEDLGHLDQAARLFERGLESPMGEADFHVAVRRLSILQKRRGDYAEAVRLWERAAQAGHIYAHVELAKYYEHKARDVKTALKWTKSARRMAERADLPAYARKHWLDEIARRLARLEKKAGL, translated from the coding sequence ATGGATTCAGACGCCAAACCTACGCTGGCAGACAGATTAAAATCCCTCGGAGTCACAAAGGGCATCCCGCCTCTTTCGCAGGGGAAGCCTGATTCGCCCGCCATCGAATCGGTCCTCGCGGGGAGTTTTCTCGCCACCCGTCGCGGGGAGGTGTTTATCGCCGAACAGACCTTCTCACAGCAATACCTTTACGGCTCCTCATCTCTTCTTTCTTCTTTTCCTCTTTCATTAATTTCCGAATGGGCGAACGACCCCAAAGTCTCCAGTCTCCCAGTTTCAAAATTTGCCTTTCTCGACACGGAAACTTCCGGTCTTTCCGGCGGCACTGGCACGTACGCGTTCCTCGTTGGCGCGGCGCGCTTCATCGAAGATCAGTTCGTGTTGAAGCAGTTTTTCATGCGCGACCCCGCTGAAGAGCCCGCGCTCCTCGAAGGGCTGGCGGATTTCCTTGCGCCGTGCGAAGCGCTGGTCACGTTCAACGGCAAGGCATTCGATGCGCCGCTGTTGAAAACGCGATACACGATTCACGATACGCCGAACCCATTTTCTGCCTTTTCCCATGTCGATCTTCTGCCGCTGGCGCGGCGGCTGTGGCGCGACCGGCTCGAATCACGCGCGCTGAAATTCTTGGAGGAGCACATCCTCGAGTTCAAGCGTTCAAGCGAGGAAGTGCCGGGCTATGAAATCCCGTGGCTGTATTTTGATTATTTACGCACCGGCGACGCGCGTCCATTGGCGGGAGTCTTTTATCACAACGCGATGGATGTGACCGCGATGGCGGCGTTGCTCGCGCACATGAACGACATGTTGGAGAATCCGTACGACGGCGCGGTTCAGCATGGCTTGGACTTTGTGGCGCTGGGCAAGTTGTTCGAGGATCTCGGTCATCTCGACCAAGCCGCGCGGCTGTTCGAGCGTGGACTCGAGTCGCCGATGGGCGAGGCGGATTTCCACGTCGCGGTGAGGCGGTTGTCCATCCTGCAAAAGCGGCGCGGCGATTACGCGGAGGCGGTCCGCTTGTGGGAACGCGCCGCGCAGGCGGGTCACATTTACGCGCATGTTGAACTGGCGAAATATTACGAGCATAAGGCGCGGGATGTGAAAACCGCGCTCAAGTGGACGAAATCGGCGCGGCGCATGGCGGAACGCGCCGACCTGCCCGCCTATGCGCGCAAGCATTGGCTCGATGAAATTGCCCGGCGATTGGCGCGTTTGGAAAAGAAAGCCGGTTTATAA
- a CDS encoding ferric reductase-like transmembrane domain-containing protein, whose product MKRSNLGNLFIVFLVFLTIVVWLVFPPVNDGREKFVRQYAGEIIGSINIVLMACSLTLAARPKWAEPYFGGLDKMYMTHRHTSTAALLLIFVHVLTVPISLSGWALGNYLAVIAFTGIVSIALISLSPRIPFLNRITGGTYEGWKNLKKYVGLFFILAFIHSLTISRPLDAFIAINYVQIFFIIGAVSYLYTELFGRFFNKHIPYTVEQVNHPTNFTTEVVMRAKGTPLAKHRAGQFLFVRFPSEKNLNESHPFTISSAPHEDVLRLTIKASGDFTRALFNELKPGAEAIVEGAHGMFDYKTGGQKQIWIAGGIGVTPFLSFIRDLRETLDRDVDFYYTMRHRDEVLFYDEIETAGIRNPRLKVNIRYSAIGGSLTVEEIAKNAGGDVRGHHIYMCGPLPMVQAFEKKFLDLGVPSENIHFEEFNFR is encoded by the coding sequence ATGAAGCGCAGTAATCTCGGCAATCTTTTCATCGTCTTTCTGGTTTTTCTCACAATTGTTGTCTGGTTGGTCTTTCCGCCGGTGAACGATGGGCGGGAAAAATTCGTCCGCCAGTACGCGGGCGAGATCATCGGTTCGATCAACATTGTGCTGATGGCGTGTTCGCTGACGCTTGCCGCGCGACCCAAATGGGCGGAGCCGTATTTCGGCGGACTCGACAAAATGTATATGACTCACCGTCACACCTCCACTGCGGCGCTGTTGTTGATCTTCGTCCATGTGCTGACCGTGCCTATCTCGTTGAGCGGTTGGGCGTTGGGAAATTATCTGGCGGTGATCGCTTTCACGGGGATCGTCTCGATCGCGCTGATCAGTCTGTCGCCGCGCATCCCGTTTTTGAACCGCATCACCGGCGGCACGTATGAGGGCTGGAAGAATCTCAAAAAATACGTTGGACTCTTTTTTATCCTAGCCTTCATCCACTCGCTGACGATCAGCAGACCGCTCGATGCGTTCATCGCCATCAATTACGTGCAGATCTTTTTCATCATCGGCGCGGTCTCGTATTTGTATACCGAACTGTTTGGGCGGTTTTTCAACAAGCATATTCCGTACACGGTGGAGCAGGTCAACCATCCGACCAATTTCACTACCGAAGTTGTGATGCGCGCCAAAGGGACTCCCCTCGCCAAACACCGGGCGGGGCAATTCCTGTTCGTGCGCTTCCCAAGCGAGAAGAACTTGAACGAGTCGCATCCCTTCACCATTTCGAGCGCGCCGCACGAAGACGTGTTGCGGCTGACCATCAAAGCCAGCGGAGATTTCACGCGTGCCTTGTTCAACGAGTTGAAACCCGGTGCCGAGGCGATCGTCGAAGGCGCGCACGGCATGTTCGATTACAAGACCGGCGGACAAAAACAGATCTGGATCGCGGGCGGCATCGGCGTCACGCCGTTCCTTTCCTTTATCCGCGACCTGCGCGAAACGCTCGACCGCGATGTGGATTTTTATTACACCATGCGCCACAGGGACGAAGTCTTATTCTACGACGAGATCGAGACCGCCGGGATACGCAACCCGCGCCTAAAAGTGAACATCCGCTACTCGGCGATCGGCGGCTCGCTGACCGTCGAGGAGATCGCCAAGAACGCGGGCGGCGACGTGCGCGGGCATCACATTTACATGTGCGGTCCGCTCCCCATGGTGCAAGCGTTCGAGAAGAAGTTCCTCGACCTCGGTGTGCCGAGCGAAAACATTCACTTCGAAGAGTTTAATTTCAGGTAA
- a CDS encoding DUF4177 domain-containing protein has protein sequence MTQIDELVKMRDRESLYELMTEDGEWLTRLEAAEGLVELNDRRGYEFLIMVTMGDDDEMIEVAKEILASPELARMKREIESEREQEHRARLVSAQKRLQKGGKVYRYKMVRLSAHALMADDPFGKGFEVHALDEFGLEGWEVVNILPMRGSLMVGSVDEYFSGAYFLLKKEFLPSETVELETSS, from the coding sequence ATGACTCAGATTGATGAACTTGTAAAAATGCGCGACCGCGAGAGCCTCTACGAACTGATGACCGAAGACGGCGAATGGTTGACCCGTCTCGAAGCGGCGGAAGGACTCGTCGAACTGAACGACCGGCGCGGCTATGAATTTCTCATCATGGTGACGATGGGCGACGACGATGAAATGATCGAAGTGGCGAAAGAGATTCTCGCTTCGCCTGAATTGGCAAGGATGAAGCGCGAGATCGAATCGGAACGCGAACAGGAACATCGCGCGCGGCTCGTGTCCGCGCAGAAGCGTTTGCAAAAGGGCGGCAAGGTCTATCGCTACAAAATGGTTCGCTTGTCCGCGCACGCGTTGATGGCGGACGATCCGTTCGGCAAAGGTTTTGAAGTCCACGCGCTCGACGAGTTCGGGCTCGAAGGCTGGGAAGTGGTGAACATCCTCCCCATGCGCGGCTCGCTGATGGTCGGCAGTGTCGACGAATATTTCAGCGGCGCGTATTTCCTGCTCAAAAAAGAATTCTTGCCGAGTGAAACCGTTGAATTGGAGACCTCCTCTTAG
- a CDS encoding metal ABC transporter substrate-binding protein, whose protein sequence is MKQRLVSFFLLLFLTACGGRTASPTIAAVSPTSTNAPPQPTQSESAPQFEVMASTTLLADIAQNVAGERVHIGSVLPVGADPHSYQYTPQDVAKVADVELLILFDDKYELFLEPMLQAANGHMEFVYASTGVNKRLDPALGGFDPHIWLDPNNVIVCVENIREGLTHLDPDGAAVYKANADAYVAELQALDAWIVEQVNQIPPEKRLLVTNHEALGYFAKRYGFTVVGNVLPSFSADASPSAQQMAALIDQIKASGAPAIFLDASDNPTLAQQIADETGVRVVTDLHLESLTDGAPAATYIEMMKSNVTAIVDALK, encoded by the coding sequence ATGAAACAACGCCTCGTCAGTTTTTTTCTCCTCCTCTTTTTAACCGCTTGCGGAGGACGAACCGCTTCGCCCACAATTGCGGCTGTCTCGCCGACTTCGACCAACGCGCCGCCCCAGCCCACCCAATCAGAATCTGCTCCCCAATTTGAAGTGATGGCTTCCACCACGCTTCTGGCGGATATCGCGCAAAACGTGGCGGGCGAACGCGTCCACATTGGGTCAGTCCTCCCCGTCGGCGCGGACCCGCATTCGTATCAGTACACTCCGCAAGACGTGGCGAAGGTCGCCGATGTCGAGTTGTTAATCCTGTTCGATGATAAGTACGAACTTTTTCTCGAACCAATGCTCCAAGCCGCCAACGGACACATGGAATTTGTGTATGCTTCGACGGGCGTGAACAAACGGCTTGACCCTGCTTTGGGCGGCTTTGATCCGCACATCTGGCTCGACCCGAACAACGTGATCGTCTGCGTGGAAAACATCCGCGAAGGGCTAACGCATCTCGACCCCGACGGCGCGGCGGTGTACAAAGCCAACGCCGACGCGTATGTGGCTGAGTTGCAGGCGCTCGACGCGTGGATCGTCGAGCAAGTGAATCAAATCCCGCCTGAAAAACGATTGCTCGTCACCAACCATGAAGCGCTTGGCTATTTTGCAAAACGATACGGTTTTACGGTTGTCGGCAATGTCTTGCCAAGTTTCAGCGCCGACGCGTCGCCGTCTGCCCAACAAATGGCGGCGTTAATTGACCAAATCAAAGCCAGCGGCGCGCCTGCGATCTTTTTGGATGCAAGCGATAACCCAACGCTGGCGCAACAAATCGCCGACGAAACTGGCGTAAGAGTTGTGACCGATTTGCATCTTGAATCACTGACCGACGGCGCGCCTGCCGCGACGTATATCGAAATGATGAAATCCAACGTGACGGCGATCGTTGACGCGTTGAAATAA
- a CDS encoding STAS domain-containing protein: MDISVSKQMGSVEVTVIKLNGELDGQTYQQLMDRAKELYASGARNFLLDMSDLTYISSAGLVAVHSVALLARGEQEPDTEQGWSVYRSLGKTADAGKQQHVKLLNPSEQIKSVLEMVGFDRAFEIHSSLDDALNSF, from the coding sequence ATGGACATCTCTGTATCGAAACAAATGGGTAGCGTGGAAGTGACTGTCATTAAGTTGAACGGGGAACTCGATGGGCAGACGTATCAGCAGTTGATGGATCGGGCAAAGGAATTGTATGCCTCCGGCGCGCGCAACTTTTTGCTGGATATGAGCGACTTGACGTACATCAGCAGCGCTGGGTTGGTGGCGGTCCATAGCGTTGCTTTGCTGGCGCGCGGCGAGCAGGAGCCGGATACGGAGCAGGGCTGGTCGGTGTATCGTTCGCTGGGGAAGACCGCGGATGCCGGTAAACAGCAGCATGTCAAGTTGTTGAATCCGAGCGAGCAGATCAAAAGTGTGCTGGAGATGGTCGGCTTCGACCGCGCTTTCGAAATCCATTCGAGCCTCGACGACGCGTTGAACTCGTTTTAA
- a CDS encoding M1 family metallopeptidase — MSKSIAPRILVSVFCISLLISCSPSSPPPLPTETQPPSPTAAPSETALPTETPTPFPTLTPELERPQYVIDLQFNYSAKAAEVNQTITYPNWTGETLTSIVLAVEPNLWSGGFDLRSLTVDQLPITNYVLEPQSQRLEIPLPQPLPPSGTITITMSYGLILPQMQAYSNPNEVRPQIYGYSDRQINFVDWYPFVVPYKSGEGWVLHNPWFYGEHLVYDVADFDVTVSFTDGTTLQIAASGAEVASGSADSRKFELEAGRTFALSISTVYKVATQTVGDVKVYAYYFSFYDTQGEALLQTTAQALEVFTEKFGPYRHKTLTAVQGDFNDGMEFSGFYFISRDYFNLYDNTPANYLVTIGAHETAHQWWFDAVANDQALEPWLDEALATYSEVIYYESIYPDLVSWWWGYRYFEFQNAGYVDTQVYDGGGQRPYWDKVYLSGARFLQKLRERVGDEIFFAFLKDYYSQYAGKRATSADFFRVFREHSATDISDLMAEYFKNTH; from the coding sequence ATGTCCAAATCCATCGCGCCGCGCATTCTGGTTTCTGTTTTTTGCATTTCTCTCTTAATCTCCTGTTCTCCCTCATCCCCCCCTCCTCTCCCAACCGAAACCCAACCTCCCTCGCCGACAGCCGCACCGAGCGAAACCGCGCTTCCCACCGAGACTCCGACTCCATTTCCCACGCTCACGCCCGAATTGGAACGTCCGCAGTATGTGATTGACTTGCAGTTCAACTACTCGGCGAAAGCGGCGGAAGTGAATCAGACAATCACCTATCCCAACTGGACAGGCGAAACGCTAACGAGCATCGTCCTTGCTGTCGAACCAAATTTATGGAGCGGCGGATTCGATCTTCGCTCTCTCACCGTTGACCAATTACCAATTACCAATTACGTTCTTGAACCTCAATCGCAACGCCTCGAAATCCCTCTCCCTCAGCCTTTGCCTCCAAGCGGAACGATCACCATCACAATGAGTTATGGACTCATCCTCCCGCAGATGCAGGCGTACAGCAACCCGAACGAAGTCCGCCCGCAGATTTATGGATACTCGGATCGGCAAATCAATTTTGTGGATTGGTATCCGTTCGTTGTGCCATACAAATCGGGCGAGGGATGGGTCTTGCACAACCCCTGGTTCTATGGCGAGCATCTCGTCTATGATGTCGCTGATTTTGATGTGACCGTTTCATTCACCGATGGGACGACGCTGCAGATCGCCGCGTCGGGGGCGGAGGTGGCTTCAGGGTCTGCGGACAGCCGTAAGTTCGAGTTGGAAGCGGGGCGCACGTTTGCGTTATCCATCAGCACGGTGTACAAAGTCGCCACGCAGACCGTCGGCGATGTGAAAGTCTACGCGTATTATTTTTCGTTTTACGATACGCAGGGCGAGGCGTTGTTGCAGACCACCGCGCAAGCGCTGGAGGTCTTCACCGAAAAGTTTGGACCGTATCGCCACAAAACGTTGACCGCCGTGCAAGGCGATTTCAACGACGGCATGGAGTTCTCTGGTTTTTATTTCATCAGCCGTGATTATTTTAATTTGTACGATAACACGCCTGCGAATTATCTCGTGACCATCGGCGCGCACGAGACCGCGCATCAATGGTGGTTCGACGCGGTGGCGAACGATCAGGCGCTCGAGCCGTGGCTCGATGAGGCGCTTGCCACGTACAGCGAAGTGATCTATTACGAATCAATTTATCCCGATCTCGTTTCGTGGTGGTGGGGCTATCGTTATTTTGAATTTCAAAATGCGGGCTATGTGGATACGCAAGTCTACGACGGCGGCGGGCAGAGACCGTATTGGGACAAGGTCTATCTTTCGGGCGCGCGCTTTTTGCAGAAGTTGCGCGAGCGCGTGGGCGATGAAATTTTCTTCGCCTTCCTCAAAGATTATTATTCGCAATACGCGGGCAAGCGCGCCACGTCGGCAGATTTTTTCCGCGTCTTCCGCGAACATTCTGCGACAGATATTTCCGATTTGATGGCGGAGTATTTTAAAAACACACATTAA
- a CDS encoding metal ABC transporter permease → MTTLINFLLEPLQYEFMQRGMIAAVLVGIVCAIVGTFVVLRGMAFFGDALAHTILPGIALGYLVSGGARNELFWWALGTAIIASLGIGAISKNSQIKEDTAIGIIFAGMFALGIALISTVRSYAVDLSHFLFGDVLSVSIQSLWLILLFGGIVLFIIFAFYKEFTTLSFDPILAATLRLPVDLLNNLLLVLIAVTVAVSLQTVGVALMVAMLVTPAATAYLLTNRLPRMMLLAAIFASLSGVIGLYLSYYLSIASGAAIVLVATFFFVVAFGGRKIKTI, encoded by the coding sequence ATGACCACACTCATTAATTTCTTGCTTGAACCGCTTCAATATGAATTTATGCAAAGAGGCATGATCGCTGCAGTTCTTGTTGGAATTGTTTGTGCAATTGTTGGAACCTTCGTCGTCTTGCGCGGCATGGCGTTCTTCGGCGACGCGCTCGCACACACGATTCTGCCTGGCATCGCCCTCGGTTATCTCGTCAGTGGCGGCGCGCGCAACGAGTTATTTTGGTGGGCGCTTGGCACAGCCATTATCGCCTCGCTGGGCATCGGCGCGATCAGCAAAAATTCCCAGATCAAGGAAGACACTGCCATCGGGATTATCTTCGCGGGCATGTTCGCGCTGGGAATTGCACTCATCTCCACCGTCCGCAGTTACGCCGTGGACCTGAGTCACTTCCTCTTTGGGGATGTGCTGTCTGTTTCGATTCAAAGTTTGTGGCTGATTCTTCTCTTCGGCGGAATCGTCCTCTTCATCATCTTCGCCTTCTACAAGGAATTCACCACGCTCTCCTTTGACCCCATCCTTGCCGCCACGCTCCGCCTCCCCGTGGACTTGCTCAATAACTTGTTGCTCGTGTTGATCGCCGTCACGGTCGCGGTCTCGCTTCAAACAGTCGGCGTGGCGCTCATGGTTGCCATGCTCGTCACCCCCGCCGCGACCGCATACCTGCTCACGAACCGCCTGCCGAGGATGATGCTTCTCGCGGCGATCTTTGCTTCGTTATCGGGAGTTATCGGCTTGTATCTTTCGTATTATTTGAGTATTGCGTCGGGAGCGGCGATTGTGCTGGTAGCAACGTTTTTCTTCGTGGTCGCGTTTGGGGGAAGGAAGATAAAAACGATATAA